A genomic stretch from Setaria italica strain Yugu1 chromosome VII, Setaria_italica_v2.0, whole genome shotgun sequence includes:
- the LOC101774665 gene encoding uncharacterized protein LOC101774665, with the protein MAVHVLLLAVPAVAGGFLQAFQFTFLLWPFNLALPLARHLPRACAVLRELASFYDAELRPYASGARRAVRRPPTPPRTRSQRRALLRDELQRAAHEDIVANAMIALVDISY; encoded by the coding sequence ATGGCGGTTCACGTGTTGCTCCTCGCCGTgccggccgtggcgggcggGTTCCTGCAGGCGTTCCAGTTCACGTTCCTGCTGTGGCCGTTCAACCTCGCGCTGCCGCTCGCGCGCCACCTGCCGCGGGCGTGCGCCGTGCTCCGGGAGCTCGCGTCCTTCTACGACGCCGAGCTGCGGCCCTACGCCAGCGGTGCGCGCCGCGCCGTgcggcggccgccgacgccgccgcggacgcGGAGCCAGCGGCGCGCCTTGCTCCGCGACGAGCTGCAGAGGGCGGCACACGAGGATATCGTCGCGAACGCCATGATCGCGCTCGTCGACATCTCCTACTGA